tcctcagtctgtgtgttcctctgtctgtgtgttcgtctgtctgtgtgttcctctgtctgtgtgttcctctgtctgtgtgttcgtcTGCCTGtgttttcctctgtgtgtgtgttcgtctgtctgtgtgttcctctgtctgtgtgttcgtcTGTCTGTGAGTTCGTCTGTCTGTGAgttcgtctgtctgtgtgttcctctgtctgtgtgttcctctgtctgtgggttcgtctgtctgtgtgttcgtctgtctgtgtgttcctctgtctgtgtgttcgtcTGCCTGtgttttcctctgtgtgtgtgttcgtctgCCTGTATGTGTTTTTTACAGCTGGGttttacatctgtgtgtgtgtgtgtgtcgcagaTGACGGTAGATGGTCGCAGCATCAGCCTCAACCTGTGGGACACAGCCGGACAAGAGGAGTATGACCGCCTCCGTACTCTGTCCTACCCCCAATCCAACGTCTTCGTCATCTGTTTCTCCATCGGGAGTCCTTCCTCCCACGCCAACGTCCGCCACAAGTGGCACCCGGAGGTGTCTCACCACTGCCCCAGCGTGCCCATCCTCCTAGTGGGGACCAAGAGGGACCTGAGGAGTGATGGGGAGACGGTGAAGAAGCTGAAGGAGCAGGGTTTAGCTCCCACCACACAGCAGCAGGGGAACAGCATGGCTAAGCAGATAGGAGCGGTGAAGTACATGGAGTGTTCTGCTCTGACGCAGGAAGGGGTCAGGGAAGTGTTCAGCGAGGCAGTACGGGCCGTGTTGTATCCCCTTACCAAAAAGAATGCCAAGAAGTGTGTACTGTTGTAGTGAAATGGGTTGGTGACTGGGACTTCGGAAGGAGGGGACTAAGGGAGGGACAacggatggagagagtgaggagaaaaGACTGGAGAGAGACTATGACGGGGAGCAAGTTTGAGTTTGTTGGAGGAGATGGACTCAGGCCCCTCTGCCTCTCAGGCCCCTCTGCCTGTAAAGACTCTTGATTCAGCtcacttctctccttcctccagtacccctcaaaatcaaatcaggacctcaaagccagttccactgcattcaTTTAGTTCCTTCTTACTCTCTAATCAGGGAAAAgctttagacctgggacaccaggtgggagcAATTCATAATcaggcagaactgaaaaccagTTGTagtctggacctcgtagggtcagagttgaatacccTGGCTCTATTATTTTCCTCTCTGGCAGAGTTTAATCCACTTCTCATTGTATCACCAAAGTGACTATGCCAACAGAGCTGCAGGGGAGAATATAGTCTTTCTCTCCCCAGTCTGCTCAAACTCCTATTAATGTTATCAATAGATATCACTTGATTTGTAGCAACGTTTCTAAAAGATGCTTCTGCCTTAGCTAATACAAGCGGTCTATTTTGTTCTGTGCGATCCCTTCTTGTTAAGATGTTTCTCAATGTTCCATA
The Oncorhynchus mykiss isolate Arlee chromosome 31, USDA_OmykA_1.1, whole genome shotgun sequence genome window above contains:
- the LOC110504367 gene encoding rho-related GTP-binding protein RhoG-like; this encodes MQTMKCVVVGDGAVGKTCLLISYTTNAFPEEYIPTVFDNYSAQMTVDGRSISLNLWDTAGQEEYDRLRTLSYPQSNVFVICFSIGSPSSHANVRHKWHPEVSHHCPSVPILLVGTKRDLRSDGETVKKLKEQGLAPTTQQQGNSMAKQIGAVKYMECSALTQEGVREVFSEAVRAVLYPLTKKNAKKCVLL